The following DNA comes from Cyprinus carpio isolate SPL01 chromosome A4, ASM1834038v1, whole genome shotgun sequence.
CAGTTACAACACTTCAGCACCATGGCATCAAGTTTAACATGTCGTGTTCTTTGAAAAATGGAAATCTTGTTAAATACTAGCTAAAATGTTCATCATATTGCACATTAGAATGCCAGAATAAAACTGCACATCAGTCTTTGTGTGACTGCTAACGGATATTTTTATCAGAAGTGGCCCATCTACCTGACCACATGACCCTGTTTTTTTCCACTCAGTGTAGTTTTAGTCTGAATGTTAGCGGCTTTCCAGCAGCAAACATTACCTAAAATACATTACCACAGAGACATGTCATGCTTTCAGATTCAATAACAGAGAGGAAATAACATGCTGTTTTCAACAGGAACCGATCAAAGAGCTCAAGCTCTATAAGATAGCCAGTGAGCTCCTGCAGACCGAGAGGGCATATGTGACCCGGTTGCATTTGCTGGACCAGGTCAGTCTGTGTAACTCTGTAAaatactcttaaaaaataaaggttccatgaagaatttttaacatccatggaaactttttttaacatccatgaaaaaaaataaaaaaataaaacaaatatctaattggttaagttattatttaaaaaattaccatgtggttccatgaagaactttaaTATCCATGGGAcgtttttaaagttattaaagttaaacaattatttaattattaatttcaaaattattaaatgacttaaatttttattttacaattattaaaataattattacttaaattctcatctatggttccatgaagaacctttaacatcaatggaacctttttaaagatattaaaaattattaaattatttaaactattaattttaaaatgaattaccaaaattattaaatgtaaaattagtatttgtttgtttaattattaataaatatttaatcaagttattcattcaattttatatttatgattatggtttaaaaatttaattatgatcACATATggctccatgaagaacctttatcatccttgaaacctttttaaaaatattaaaaaattttacattaattaaataattcattttaaattttaattatttatatgattaattttaatatgatCATGCATGGCTCCATGAAcaattgttaaattaattaaactattaatttaaaatgtaattgtaaattttaaaaaaataaattatacattttttaaatgaaatgaaaaaagaaatgcaacCTTTGCattgcacaaaaatgttttttataatggaaaaagattattaaaatattcttcacattaataaaattggttcttttaagaaatgatcactgaaaggttctttaggacaccaaaaattgttcttctatggcatttcatttctttatttgcatGTGAAGTGTATACTGTGTTTCTGCAGGTGTTCTGCACTAAACTCACAGAGGAGGCTGGGAAGGGGACGTTTCCTGTTGAGGTGGTGAAGGGCATCTTCTCCAATGTGGGATCCATTCACACCTTCCACAGCCAGTTCCTCCTGCCGGGTCTGGAGACTCGGATGAGCCAGTGGTGAGCGCTGATTCATCTTCACGCTTCTTCTCAGATCTCACACCCGCTCACGTATCTGTCCTCCTGCAGGGACACCACGCCCCGCATCGGGGACATCTTAGCACAGCTCGCACCCTTTCTCAGGATGTATGCAGAGTACGTGAAAAACTTCGACAACGCCATGGACCTGCTCAAACAGTGGATGGAGCGATCGGCACAGTTTAATGCCATCATTCAGGACATACAGGTGTATATAACtgattaaatacacttttaacgACTGCCTTAAATCTTATTTTACCTCTTTTCAAAGGATTTTGGTCTGATTTTCcagttaaatagttaaaaatctatcttatatatatatatatatatatatatatatttatatgcaactttatatatttctgattttctagttaaatagctaaaatatataaaatagtataaaatatttagtCTGATTTTTCCAGTTaattatctaaaatatattaaatatatttattatattatttaaaaatatattcaaatgatataaaataatttggtCTGATTATGCagttaaatatctaaaataaataaataaaaatgatataaaaaacaattaatttggtCTGATTTTCTagttaaatatcttaaaatatatgaaataacaaaatgaaaaaaaaaaaaaaaaataatatatatatatattatatatatatatatatatatatatatatatatatatatataatatatatatatattaaggtacattttaatagttttatatgtgtaaaataataattaaaaaaaaaaaattatattaattttgcaGTACACCAATTTTCGGTATGAAGATCCAAGATGTCATGCAACATTTCCCAAAATgcgcagtatacagtatataactagAGCACACTGCCtagaatactgtatcccacaatgcaatgtgcatGACCTTCCGTTTCCATTGTGATGAATGCACTGGAAACATTATTTTgactcagtatttaaatgaacTGGTAAAAGTGTTCTTTGTAATGTTTATACTATTTCGcatactattttaaatagtagACAGTAGGCAGTGCATAGTATGTATTGTGCATTATGCAATAAACAGCACATAGATTTCTGTTTAATAGGTTgagatgatgatgttttttgtttaGAGTCAGGAGGCGTGTGGGAATCTGACTCTGCAGCATCACATGCTGGAGCCGGTGCAGCGGGTTCCTCGCTACGAGATGCTGCTCAAAGACTATCTGAAGAAACTCCCGGAGGACGACCCAGACCGCAGCCAGGCCGAGAGTGAGAGATACATGCGTTACATGGATTCCTCACAATTTATAATAGCGACTAATATGTTTAAAAGGacacttttttatgtattttgtatgtattgCACAAGAATGTGAACGTTTGAGATTAAGTGAAAGTGTTGTTTGGCTCCCGACTGTTTTCAGTTCCATAACTTGATGAGTCAGCTGAGATATcacttctctttctcctttccAGAGTCTCTGAACATCATCTCAATGGCTGCCACACACTCCAACACGGCCATCCGCAAGATGGTGAGAGACACTGTCACTTAACCTGCTAGATTAGTCAGAGCAAGATGGCCTGTTTCCTGACTGCGTTTAGGATTTTTGTATGCAAATGTGCTTCGATTGCAACTTTGTGTATTCAGTGCcaccattttttaaattaagtactTTCAAATACATTTCTAAGAGTCAATCTTAAATCCATTTGAAAGTTTTTATCCACAGCAAACCTTGTATAGGTTTTTAAATTGCTCTTTTATAGCATTTCAACTTGTTATTCATCATGGAAATAGCCGTAGAAGCTGACACGGTGTTAAAACACCAACTAATAATCCGGCTCTACAAGCCATTATTGTTTTGCTCTCTATAAAGTCTTCATTGGTTTTATATGCAGACATTCTTTCTGCATGTTTTCCAGGAGAATCTGAAGAAGCTCATGGAGATCTATGAGATGCTGGGAGGTGAGGAGGACATCGTTAACCCATCCAACGAGCTCATTAAAGAAGGACAAATCCTAAAGCTGGCCGCAAGGAACACCTCGTCCATGGAGATATACCTTATCCTGGTTAGTTGCTTCTTACTGAGTATTTTTGGCTGGTTTTCCATCTAAATATTCTTGAATcattatacatttatactttGAGCAAACAATTTGAGCATTAAGtcacttaattttgatgttttttcagaaaacaagatttatgtcatttttgcttctcaaataaatgtatcttgacaaaaatgcattttccatTTGGGAGTTAAAACCACACCATTCTTCTCTTTTCACAGTTTAACAACATGTTGCTGTACTGCGTGCCCAAGTTCAGTCTGGTGGGCCAGCGGTTCACTGTGCGCACGCGGGTGGGCGTCGAGGGCATGAAGGTGCTTGAGACCTCCAACGACGACTATCCTCACACTTTCCAGGTGTCGGGTAAAGAGCGAACGCTGGAGCTGCAGGCCAGGTGAGGGCAGAACCATGCGGATATGGAACATAACGTCTGTTTTAGCTCATAATGACTGCAGCTTTCCGTTGTTCACAGCTCGGAGCAAGACAAAGAGGACTGGATCAAGGTATCAGTGTTGTTGAGTTGCTCAAAGCTGCTTTAAATCTGAATTATATgaagtatggaagcttgtttccgccacagagtaaaaaataaaaaaggtaattgagactttttatctcacaattctgaaattcCACATTTGTTTCTCGCAGTccttttgagtttatatctcaccatTCAGACttcttttctcacaattctgagaaaaaaaaagttaaatttaaattgacTCAGAATTTTGAGCTATAAATCTGAATTGATAgctataaagtcacaattaccttttttttcattacatggcAGAAATTTGTGATTttctgtctcacaattctgacttttttttctcagaattgcacatttatatctcatatttctgtttatgtaccatatattaatttatctgtcacaagctcagaattgtgagggggaaaaagtctgaattgtgagaaaatgtcctaattgtgaaataaaaagtcaaaactaccttttaattttttttgtacatggcggaaacaagcttgtgactttttttcctttttttatatctcacaatttatatcataattacaagggaaaaagtcagaattgtgggatataaactcagaattaaataatctttttactCAGAATTGCAAGGATTATATCTTGCAGTTACgcaaggaaaaaaagtcagaattatgagacaaactcaattaaatatataaatgtttttctcacaaATATGAGTATATATCTTGCAATTAGGAGTTTATATCAAAAttgcaaggggaaaaaaaagtcaaaattatttttttattccgaggcagaaacaagcttccatagtaaAGTTTCAATGTGGGTTGTTCTAGGCATTCCAGAAGACCATTGAAATCTTTCAGCAGAAGAATGAAACGTTCAAATCAGCCTCTAAAGAAGTGGTGGATGAGGTTTCTGTAAGTAGAAAGAGCAATTTGGTCATGCATAAAGACAACTGTGGTGGGAGTCAAGGGGGAAATCTAATGTGCTCATGTGTTTTTCAGAAAGAGGAGTTGGGGAAGAGAGCACCGCGCTGGATTCGGGACAATGAAGTGACCATGTGCATGAAATGCAAGGAGCCCTTCAACCCTCTGACCCGCAGGAGACACCATTGCAGGGCATGTGGATACGTGAGTTTGCATGCATACCTTTATCtggaaaagtgaaaagtgaaagacCATTTTTTTCTACTCCAAAagataatgttttgaaatgtgtcTTAGGTTGTGTGTTATAAATGTTCGGACTACAAGGCATCGCTAAGGTACGATGGCAACAAATTAAACAAGGTGTGTAAGGACTGTTACTTCATTCTGACTGGAAGAATGGATGCTGAGGAACCAGTCAGTGGGAAGAAAAGAGGAATTCTTGAGGTACGTCTTATTGATGTTTTGAGATTCTGTTCTGTCTGCATGAACCATTTTTGAAATAATATCGTTTTTTCTCTCCCCTTGACCTTTACCAGATTGAAGCGGCTCAAGTCTCAGGAAACAGTGTCCTGTGTGGCTTTCTGCAGCACAGTACAGACCGAACTAAACCGTGTCAGAGGGTCTGGTGTGTTATTCCGCAGCATGACGCGCTTGTTCTTTACCTGTACGGCGCTCCGCAGGTGAGAGATGCAGTGTAGTCGAGCTCACATGCATCAGCCTTCAATGATGCAATATGAGAAATGCTACAAAGTACTtctaaatattccttaaaaaacacattatgttggcttgacaaaactatgccctagcaaccactcagaacaccttagtaaccacttagcaagaccctagcaaccattcagaacaacTTAGCAAGCACTTAaccatgccctagcaaccaccctggacACTGCTTAGCAACATTCTAGCTTCCATCATCCTGGTTACCATCTGAAACCCGAGGAACtactctgaacaccttagcaaccacttaatTCCCTAGTGACCACTCAAAACACAGAACTGCTTAGCAACATCCTTGGTGCCACCAGAAAACCTAGCAACTACTTAGTAACATCATACTGTATCTGCCATCTAAAACCCCATAAACAAAAGTTAACACCttaacaatgccctagcaaccactcagagcaACATCTTAGCTACCTTCTGAAACTTTAGCAACCACtctgaataccttagcaaccacttagcaactccctagtaaccactcagaaaacACTTATGAACCACTAAGCAATGTCCTTGATACCATCTGAAATGCTACAAACACtttgaacaccttagcaacgTCCTAGCAACAACTCAGAACAGCAACATCCTAGCTACAATCCAAAACTCTAGAATCTGCTGAACACCTAagcaacaccctaaaaaccacgTAAAACATTGTAGCTGCTACCTTCCCTCTGAAACCTAGAAACCACGCTGAACACAGAAGCAATGCTCTAGCAACCACTTAAAATAccttagcaacatcctagcaaccactagaAACCCTAGCAACCCTAACTCACCAGCAACCACTCTGTACAAATTGGCATACACTTGGCAGTTCCCTAGTAaccatttagaatacatttaagaAATGCTTAGCAACGTCTTTGCTACTACCagaaaccctagcaaccactcaaaacaccttagcatcaTCCTAGCTACCATATAAACTCTAGAAACTGCTCTAAATACCTATGCAGCACTGTAGAAACCAataagaacaccttagcaacagcctAGCTGCCATATAAACCCTATATaccactctgaacaccttagAAACACCCTAGCTATCATATAAACCCTAGAAACCACTCTGAACacattagcaacaccctagctgTCATATAAACCCTAgaaaccactctgaacaccttagcaacaccctagctgTCATATaaaccctagaaaccactcagaacaccttagcaacaccctagctgTCATATAAACCCTAgaaaccactctgaacaccttagcaacaccatagctatcatataaaccataaaaaccactctgaacaccttagcaacaccctagctaTCAAATaaaccctagaaaccactcagaacaccttagcaacaccctagctacCATATAAAACCTATAcatcactcagaacaccttagcaacaccctagctaTCAAATAAACCCTAgaaaccactctgaacaccttagcaacaccctagctaTCATATAAACCCTTgaaaccactctgaacaccttagcaacaccctagctaTCATATAAACCCTAgaaaccactctgaacaccttagcaacaccctagctaTCATATAAACCCTAgaaaccactctgaacaccttagcaacaccctaactaCCATATAAATCCTAGAAACCACtttgaacaccttagcaacaccctagctaTCATATAATCTCTAGAAACTGCTCTGAATACCTAGCCAGCACTGTAGAAACAactaagaacaccttagcaacatccTAGCTACCATATAAACCCTATAAACCACTCTGATCACCTTAACAACATATTAGCTATCATATAAATCCTAGAAACtcctcagaataccttagcaatgCTTTAGGGACCACTCAGAACGCCTTAGGAGTCACTTAACAACATCCTAGCTAACTCTGAAAcactagcaaccattcagaacaccttagcaacaccctagcctTAGTAACTTATATGTTCTACTTTGAAATGTTAATATTGACCTTGAATGAGTCTGGTCTCTCTGGGGATCTTGTTCCCAGGATGTCAAAGCCCAGTGTACCATCCCGCTCCTGGGTTACCAGGTTGAGGACGTCCAAAGGTCTCTGGATCATCCTCCCACCAGCTTCCGTCTGCGCCAATCCAAATCTGTCCACTACTTCACTGCCGACACGGAGGAAGTGAAACTGCGTTGGCTTGGAGTGATATGCAAAGCTGTGATCGGGGAAATGCCAGAATGCCAGACACCAGATGATGGCGACCTTGCCAACGGTTGCCATGAAGGCGTGCCTGATGGTTCCTGAAATAGACAGGGCAGTTTTCCAGCTTTTGCAGTGCTATGCCTGTAACTCAGCATAGAATGTGTTGGTAAAGAAACACTTACGGAACAGATTGGAGTTTTTTGGGAGTGTATAAATAGTTTTTTCCTGTGCAGCCTATGCGCCATCAGTTGAttcatattttagatattttaatgtattatgatGTCAACCTCAATCAGACtcgtaaaaacattcagtgtgatTGTTTAAATGATCAGCCAAGCAAGTCCAAATTATGCTTTGTGATTTATTAGTCTTTCTCTTTATGACAtcatgttttatgtatattttaaatttgcaatgtTAATATGCTGTTTGTCGTTGTCACTGTCCCTAAGATTTATGCACTTTATTGCTTTTTGTAAACCAGGATGttgacattaaaattaattattaacagtTAAGCTCCTTTGCCTTGAACCTTAGACCTCTCTACCATCTAAAACCTTAGAAACCAATTTGAGCACCTAAACAACACCTttgcaaccactcagaacaccgtagcaacaccctagcaaccattcagaatgTTGTATCAACATCCTAGCTAACATCTGAAACCAATTtgaaaccctagcaaccactcagaacacttaaATAACAcgttagcaaccactcagaacacggTCACATCATCCTAGTTATCATCTGAAACCCTAGAAACAACCttgagcaccctagcaaccacttagaacactgCAGGAACATCCTATTTACAATATTGAAACCATAGAAACCACTTTgaatcaacaccctagcaaccactcaaaacatggGAGCAACATGCTAGCTTCGCTCTGAACCCTTTAAAACACTTTGAACACAGAAGCAATGCTGAAACCTGGTTTATTGATTAACACTgttaacaaaaaactttttttgtgtgatcTGGACACAGTAAGCTAATGAAACAGACAgaacattttgtaatttgtagaaaaatactgtattaaaagtCTGAATCAACagaaatataagaataatatatatatatatatatatatatatatatatatatatatttagctgaaAATATTATAGTCTCTGCATTCAAGCATgatgttgtaaaaatgtaaacatactgtatggTATATCATGTAGAGAAAATGTTAATGTGATTCACGGAATCATTTGGTGTGAATATCTGTTTTTGTCAAACTTTTGATCAGCTTTCTCACAGCGCAAACGCAGGCAGCGCGAGGAATATGGTGTCTTTCCAGAACTACTGCCCCAGAGCAGATGAAACATTTACCTCTCTCTGGTAGGTAAATACATTGAAGCGGAAAGGAAATCCCCATCAGGAATGAATGGCTTTAAGCTAATGTCCTCGTGAAGGAGAAAAACTGGAACTACTAGATTGAACAGACTTACCTCAACTCTGCTAACACTTATTCTCACTTACATGTTCAGTGATGTAGAAGAAATGGGCTCTATGGCCAAAACCATTCTCATGCCATTTTTTCTTTACTCGTCTTCATGtaattgcaaacctgtatgactttctttttttctttggaacacaaaataataattttttgataaTCAAAGTCCATGGGATAGAAAAAAACTTTgggccccattgactttcatcATTATGGGGGATCAGAATATCTTCTTGCGTGTTCCACTGCATAAAGAACATATTTAATGCATGcagaaattttttattaaaatggaaagaATTGAAAATTGAGCTGAATAACTGACAGACACATTGACACTGATTATTTACAAagcattttaatataaagtaataaaatatatatttaaaaaaatcatttcatgttGATGTGGGACATATGCAatccatatataaaataattgctctagctgattaaatataaaactaaagaTTATAGTTAATAATTATTGCAATCAATATAATTTCCACTTccactttaattttattaaaaaaaatatatattttttattttttttttggaaaaggtgATTTCATTGTACATCCTGGTGGTCACCATGTTGACATCGCATGACCAGATACATACTATGCCTTTTATCACAccttattattactgtattattagaCACTTTCAATtacagaataaattaataaagggtgacaaataaatgcaaataagagATTTCAATCATGACAtctgtgaataaaacattttgaataatgcTGCATCCACACTAATAGGTCCAAGTCATATTAGAGACAGAAATAAAATTGCTTGGTTCTCCATCTCAAAATGTATGCAGATAATATGCAAAACGAACAGAATACCAGCTCTTCTCCTGACTtttgctatttatagccttttaatGGGCATTTAAAATGACCCAATTCTTAATACACAATGCAGTGTATTACAGTGCAAGATAATACCAAGAAATCAAGATAATATCAAGACTGCAAGatgtattaaaaacaacacaatgcaTGATGTAcgtgcattaaataatataatttaggtCTATAAAAAGCTTTTTAgtaaaattctaaattctaaaaacaCAGCAACTGAACACTTAAAAAAgcgccattaaaaaaaacaaaaaataaaaacactcatgTACTTCACGAAGTAAATGTACTGTTTGTCTTCAAGCTGAACGTTTCTCCACACCTTGTTTAATGCCTAGCACCAAGTGTAGGAACCAGTTGAACTGCACCGTCCAACCCTTGTCCCGGCAGATCTCGATTTGGTCCAAGAAGTGTTGTTTGGCCTCATCCTCCGATCGTCCGACCGTCAGGGCTTCCCGTATGTATTCGATGTCCTCCTTGCTGGACAGCTGAGGCATGCCGGTCATCAGCATCATGGAGAACAGGATGATCAGCAGGTTGGTGTGGTGTCTCAGAGCCAGGTAGGCCTTCAGACAAACGTTCTGCGATTATGAGGGAGATTACGTTTAGTCACAGCAGAGGAGTCTGTTGCTAACAGGTGAAACAGAATGAACGTACCTGAAACTGGAGGAAATAAGGGCTGCTTTTTTTGCCCGTTGTGCACATCACATAGAGGAAATCAGGAGTCAGCACAAAAGGAACTCGCTCCTTGCTGATCCCCATGAAACTCTTGTAGTTTCCAAGTATGTGACCGAAATCAATGTGGAATAGGTTACCTAGTTGAAAACACATCCAGTTTGTTATTGCTCTTTGAACTGGTGAACTAATGAAACATTCAGGTCTCAATACAAGTTGAGCTCAAACATCAGCATTTGCTGCATAATTTtaattagcataaaaaaaaaaaaattataaagcagATATCAATGCACAATGCAAGTGAATGGGGCCATTTTTTGGAggttgtaaattatataaaagcaCTTACATAATACTTctgttaaaacttgtgtattatttgagctataaagctttttaaataagcattttaacagttgttttgtggttttagaGTATATGATGTTACAAGTTGTAACACTGGTTATAACTTCACACaggaaaaaatcaaaaattatttttttttcacaccaaaaTCATATTAACACATCTTGtggctacagtatatatatatatatatatatatatatatatatatatatatatatatatatataatattatatatatatatatatatatatatatatatatatatatatatatatatatatatatataattactgagttttcaaatatttttatttagcattatttttttctaattttatatttatttcagttttagtaattttattacattaaagcTTATTTGTTTCAGTCaacatttctattatatatatacatatatataattttatttttttgggttaagttttttaaactttatgcCCCAAATGCTTTCGACTGAGCTCAACTTGCAcagaacctggaatattcctttaacagcAGTAGAGGCAGCAGAGGTTCctgtaataacaataattaccTGTCTCTGTGATCATTATGTTGTCATTGTGACGATCACCGATGCCCAGGACATAAGTTGCCACGCAATACCCTCCACAAGAGAACACAAAGCGTTCAACAGCCTGCTGGTGCTGAAGAGGCGGTGTGGGATGGAAAAATTCACAAACATGACATATCAGCAATGCCtgacctttttcacatttgcaTCAAGCAAACATCTGACATATGACCTAATCCCCTTATCAGAAGATGAGCTTGTCCAAACCCACAGACGATGGTACACAAGTCAAGAGAGACTGTTTAAAATAGCACAATGACATGTAGGTGCTATGTTTGGTCTCCAGAAAGGCGAACGCACTCATAAAAAGACACTAATGCACCAGGAAGTGAGAGGTTTCCTTCCTCTTTAGCACATTCAACAGTATAAATGGATATAACATACCTTGTCCTCATTCACACACTTTTCACTAAGCCACTGGCTGAGGATCTCATCTTTAAAAGCTCCGGTGTTCCCGACAGTACTTTGCTGAATGTTAGCAATAGTAGTGGCATCCTTCACTATTTCAATCATTCCTAGAAGAGGAGCATCAGGAATTCAACACGTTATGTTATTTGACTCATAGCAGTAT
Coding sequences within:
- the fgd4b gene encoding FYVE, RhoGEF and PH domain-containing protein 4 isoform X1 yields the protein MPPPPVLPKPKLQCPVKISAGNIMDEKDTVTNITRGRTTVISKYHRKIDKSVTEAASDCSPAERLIQAPVSPERSDAVYSQTSSKDTGWNVWSGWWSEEVKSHTEFGEQETDGGHLPAPSETGRRESALQDHEDETQENVLNEETQNMEKDEDKQEPIKELKLYKIASELLQTERAYVTRLHLLDQVFCTKLTEEAGKGTFPVEVVKGIFSNVGSIHTFHSQFLLPGLETRMSQWDTTPRIGDILAQLAPFLRMYAEYVKNFDNAMDLLKQWMERSAQFNAIIQDIQSQEACGNLTLQHHMLEPVQRVPRYEMLLKDYLKKLPEDDPDRSQAEKSLNIISMAATHSNTAIRKMENLKKLMEIYEMLGGEEDIVNPSNELIKEGQILKLAARNTSSMEIYLILFNNMLLYCVPKFSLVGQRFTVRTRVGVEGMKVLETSNDDYPHTFQVSGKERTLELQASSEQDKEDWIKAFQKTIEIFQQKNETFKSASKEVVDEVSKEELGKRAPRWIRDNEVTMCMKCKEPFNPLTRRRHHCRACGYVVCYKCSDYKASLRYDGNKLNKVCKDCYFILTGRMDAEEPVSGKKRGILEIEAAQVSGNSVLCGFLQHSTDRTKPCQRVWCVIPQHDALVLYLYGAPQDVKAQCTIPLLGYQVEDVQRSLDHPPTSFRLRQSKSVHYFTADTEEVKLRWLGVICKAVIGEMPECQTPDDGDLANGCHEGVPDGS
- the fgd4b gene encoding FYVE, RhoGEF and PH domain-containing protein 4 isoform X2, giving the protein MDEKDTVTNITRGRTTVISKYHRKIDKSVTEAASDCSPAERLIQAPVSPERSDAVYSQTSSKDTGWNVWSGWWSEEVKSHTEFGEQETDGGHLPAPSETGRRESALQDHEDETQENVLNEETQNMEKDEDKQEPIKELKLYKIASELLQTERAYVTRLHLLDQVFCTKLTEEAGKGTFPVEVVKGIFSNVGSIHTFHSQFLLPGLETRMSQWDTTPRIGDILAQLAPFLRMYAEYVKNFDNAMDLLKQWMERSAQFNAIIQDIQSQEACGNLTLQHHMLEPVQRVPRYEMLLKDYLKKLPEDDPDRSQAEKSLNIISMAATHSNTAIRKMENLKKLMEIYEMLGGEEDIVNPSNELIKEGQILKLAARNTSSMEIYLILFNNMLLYCVPKFSLVGQRFTVRTRVGVEGMKVLETSNDDYPHTFQVSGKERTLELQASSEQDKEDWIKAFQKTIEIFQQKNETFKSASKEVVDEVSKEELGKRAPRWIRDNEVTMCMKCKEPFNPLTRRRHHCRACGYVVCYKCSDYKASLRYDGNKLNKVCKDCYFILTGRMDAEEPVSGKKRGILEIEAAQVSGNSVLCGFLQHSTDRTKPCQRVWCVIPQHDALVLYLYGAPQDVKAQCTIPLLGYQVEDVQRSLDHPPTSFRLRQSKSVHYFTADTEEVKLRWLGVICKAVIGEMPECQTPDDGDLANGCHEGVPDGS